A single window of Nocardioides kongjuensis DNA harbors:
- a CDS encoding acyltransferase family protein has protein sequence MASAPRTRDPWLDNAKMGLVTLVVVGHLLALLPSDGPGGRTYDFVYLWHMPAFVFLSGYLSRGFGYTPARLWQLVTTLLVPYVLFEGALAWFRINVGHEHLSDLWTDPHFPLWYLLAMVAWRLVTPLLRPLRGGVLVAVGLSVAGGFLLTGDWTRWLDAPRIVGFLPFFVLGLKATPEALEWLRGRFAAVVGVATFAALWVAAGSLDEWASRDYLYQRPFALLDDPTSTAVLTRLLVLLAGVAGALAWLSVVPRIGGWFTRMGSATLVVYLFHGFLVKELEYLGFIEWAHDRPWLGLLAAVGIGVAVALGLAAPPARRVLERVVDPFDVAHRRVREAVQLTGVVHEQEWETTDAGLVAAGR, from the coding sequence ATGGCCTCAGCACCTCGGACTCGGGACCCGTGGCTCGACAACGCGAAGATGGGCCTGGTCACGCTCGTCGTGGTCGGGCACCTGCTCGCGCTGCTGCCCTCCGACGGACCCGGCGGGCGGACGTACGACTTCGTCTACCTGTGGCACATGCCGGCGTTCGTGTTCCTGTCCGGCTACCTGTCGCGGGGGTTCGGCTACACCCCCGCGCGGCTGTGGCAGCTGGTGACCACGCTGCTGGTGCCGTACGTCCTGTTCGAGGGTGCGCTGGCCTGGTTCCGGATCAACGTGGGGCACGAGCACCTCTCCGACCTGTGGACCGACCCGCACTTCCCGCTGTGGTACCTGCTCGCGATGGTGGCCTGGCGGCTGGTGACCCCGCTGCTCCGGCCGCTGCGGGGCGGCGTGCTGGTCGCGGTGGGCCTGAGCGTCGCCGGTGGCTTCCTCCTCACCGGGGACTGGACCCGCTGGCTGGACGCCCCGCGGATCGTCGGCTTCCTTCCGTTCTTCGTGCTCGGCCTGAAGGCCACGCCCGAGGCGCTGGAGTGGCTGCGTGGCCGGTTCGCCGCGGTGGTCGGCGTCGCGACCTTCGCGGCGCTGTGGGTCGCCGCCGGCTCGCTCGACGAGTGGGCCAGCCGCGACTACCTCTACCAGCGGCCGTTCGCGCTGCTCGACGACCCGACCTCGACCGCGGTCCTGACCCGGCTGCTCGTGCTGCTCGCCGGTGTCGCCGGCGCGCTGGCCTGGCTGAGCGTCGTACCCCGCATCGGCGGCTGGTTCACCCGGATGGGCTCGGCGACCCTGGTCGTCTACCTGTTCCACGGCTTCCTCGTGAAGGAGCTGGAGTACCTCGGCTTCATCGAGTGGGCGCACGACCGGCCCTGGCTCGGCCTGCTCGCCGCGGTCGGCATCGGCGTCGCGGTGGCGCTCGGCCTGGCCGCACCACCCGCGCGCCGTGTGCTCGAACGGGTCGTCGACCCCTTCGACGTCGCCCACCGGCGGGTCCGGGAGGCGGTGCAGCTCACCGGGGTCGTCCACGAGCAGGAGTGGGAGACCACGGACGCGGGCCTCGTGGCCGCGGGCCGGTAG
- a CDS encoding DUF808 family protein, which translates to MSAGLFGLLDDVAAIAKMAAASMDDVSAAAGKATAKAAGVVIDDTAVTPQYVQGVAATRELPIVKKIAIGSIRNKLLIILPASLLLSQFLPDLLPIILMIGGTFLAYEGAHKIWHVVSGHDEHETPVAEVSAEAEKELVSGAIRTDLILSAEIMVIALASVEDESFWTKLATLLVVAVVITVAVYGVVALIVKMDDAGLSLAQRSSAFAQRLGRGLVAFMPRLLSIISIVGTVAMLWVGGHILLVNLHEAGWWDAPYEWVHGIEHDVEHAVHGVLGSALAWLANTGISAVIGLVVGSVVVAVVRVLPFTGDKDPIERYDDGEPAAH; encoded by the coding sequence GTGAGCGCCGGCCTGTTCGGTCTCCTCGACGACGTCGCAGCCATCGCCAAGATGGCCGCCGCGTCGATGGACGACGTGAGTGCCGCGGCCGGCAAGGCCACCGCCAAGGCCGCCGGCGTGGTGATCGACGACACGGCGGTCACGCCGCAGTACGTCCAGGGCGTCGCCGCCACGCGTGAGCTCCCGATCGTGAAGAAGATCGCGATCGGCTCGATCCGCAACAAGCTGCTGATCATCCTCCCGGCGTCGCTGCTGCTCAGCCAGTTCCTGCCGGACCTGCTCCCCATCATCTTGATGATCGGCGGCACCTTCCTCGCCTACGAGGGCGCCCACAAGATCTGGCACGTGGTCTCCGGCCACGACGAGCACGAGACGCCCGTCGCCGAGGTCAGCGCCGAGGCCGAGAAGGAGCTGGTCTCCGGCGCGATCCGCACCGACCTGATCCTGTCCGCTGAGATCATGGTCATCGCGCTGGCCTCGGTCGAGGACGAGTCCTTCTGGACCAAGCTCGCCACCCTGCTCGTCGTCGCCGTCGTCATCACCGTGGCCGTCTACGGCGTGGTGGCGCTCATCGTGAAGATGGACGACGCGGGCCTGAGCCTCGCGCAGCGCTCCTCGGCGTTCGCGCAGCGGCTGGGCCGCGGCCTGGTCGCGTTCATGCCGCGACTGCTGTCGATCATCTCGATCGTCGGCACCGTCGCGATGCTCTGGGTCGGTGGCCACATCCTGCTCGTCAACCTGCACGAGGCCGGCTGGTGGGACGCGCCGTACGAGTGGGTCCACGGCATCGAGCACGACGTCGAGCACGCCGTGCACGGCGTCCTCGGCAGCGCCCTGGCCTGGCTCGCCAACACCGGGATCTCCGCGGTGATCGGCCTGGTCGTCGGCTCGGTCGTGGTCGCCGTCGTGCGGGTGCTGCCGTTCACCGGCGACAAGGACCCGATCGAGCGGTACGACGACGGCGAGCCCGCCGCGCACTGA